In the genome of Kineosporia corallincola, one region contains:
- a CDS encoding DUF1206 domain-containing protein, which translates to MITGPNDGVQRAAHHAGDNPVIDWGARLGYAANGLIHLLLAWLTLQIAFGNSSGQASQSGALAEVAKQPWGKALLWPVVAGFVLLALWQITEIITRRKISDKAKAGGKAVVYLALGVTAFQFAHGSGTSSNKQTRDFTRTVMGWPGGRLIVAAIGIGILGVAAYHVYKGWQKKFLGDLQEHPGSWAVYTGRTGYILKGAALSAVGVLFVIAAVRRQEDQATGLDGALRALRDLPAGTVLLVLIAIGLAAYGVYSFARARYARV; encoded by the coding sequence ATGATCACCGGGCCGAACGACGGCGTCCAGAGAGCCGCGCATCACGCGGGCGACAACCCTGTCATCGACTGGGGGGCTCGCCTGGGTTACGCGGCCAACGGCCTGATCCACCTGCTGCTGGCCTGGCTGACCCTGCAAATCGCCTTCGGCAATTCCTCCGGCCAGGCCAGCCAGTCCGGTGCCCTGGCCGAGGTGGCCAAGCAGCCCTGGGGCAAGGCGCTGCTGTGGCCCGTCGTCGCCGGCTTCGTGCTGCTGGCGCTCTGGCAGATCACCGAGATCATCACCCGCCGCAAGATCTCGGACAAGGCCAAGGCCGGCGGCAAGGCCGTGGTCTACCTCGCACTGGGGGTGACCGCGTTCCAGTTCGCCCACGGCAGTGGGACATCCAGCAACAAGCAGACCAGAGACTTCACCCGCACCGTCATGGGCTGGCCCGGGGGCCGTCTGATCGTCGCCGCCATCGGGATCGGCATCCTCGGCGTCGCCGCCTACCACGTGTACAAGGGGTGGCAGAAGAAGTTCCTGGGCGATCTACAGGAGCACCCCGGTTCCTGGGCGGTGTACACCGGGCGGACGGGCTACATCCTCAAGGGAGCAGCCCTGTCCGCCGTCGGCGTTCTCTTCGTCATCGCTGCGGTCCGGCGTCAGGAAGACCAGGCCACCGGCCTCGACGGCGCGCTGCGGGCTCTGCGCGACCTGCCCGCCGGCACAGTGCTGCTGGTCCTGATCGCCATCGGCCTGGCGGCGTACGGGGTCTATTCCTTCGCCCGGGCCCGCTACGCGCGGGTCTGA
- a CDS encoding phosphatase PAP2 family protein yields MDVMLRSRVRRLVRAAVYAVVVAVPFALLAYLVRTGFDPLARADQSVIVAATRVARTHPAFLQVLEVWQEVSQPLVGYPLIGLPVCLWMWLRRSYVTRAWWAIVTMLVGWMLGWSLKLAVERARPVVEDPVSQPSGYSFPSGHVLNATVLASTLIVLVWPVLPSRARPFVLGLGGAWVAITCADRLFLGAHFPSDVIGGVMLGVGLVWAAYAGYRGWTPNLPPPAPDDPARNPAPAAKENL; encoded by the coding sequence ATGGATGTAATGCTCCGCAGCCGGGTCCGACGGCTGGTGCGGGCGGCGGTCTATGCGGTCGTCGTCGCGGTTCCGTTCGCCCTGCTGGCCTACCTCGTGCGCACCGGGTTCGACCCGCTGGCCCGGGCCGACCAGTCGGTCATCGTGGCCGCCACCAGGGTCGCCCGCACGCATCCCGCCTTCCTCCAGGTACTCGAGGTCTGGCAGGAGGTGAGTCAGCCGCTCGTCGGATACCCGCTGATCGGCCTGCCGGTCTGCCTGTGGATGTGGTTGCGCCGCAGCTATGTCACCCGGGCCTGGTGGGCCATCGTGACGATGCTGGTCGGCTGGATGCTCGGCTGGTCGCTCAAGCTGGCGGTGGAACGGGCCAGACCCGTTGTCGAGGACCCGGTCTCGCAGCCTTCCGGATACTCCTTTCCCTCCGGGCACGTTCTCAATGCGACGGTGCTCGCGAGCACTCTGATAGTGCTGGTCTGGCCCGTACTCCCTTCTCGCGCCCGCCCGTTCGTCCTCGGCCTGGGCGGGGCGTGGGTCGCTATCACCTGCGCCGACCGCCTGTTTCTGGGTGCCCACTTTCCCTCCGACGTCATCGGAGGCGTGATGCTCGGTGTGGGCCTAGTCTGGGCGGCTTATGCCGGGTATAGGGGATGGACCCCGAATCTTCCCCCTCCGGCACCCGACGATCCGGCCCGGAATCCGGCGCCCGCCGCGAAGGAGAACTTGTGA
- a CDS encoding diacylglycerol/lipid kinase family protein, which yields MTSSVAVVVNPTKVDLDDVREVLQEEAEAAGVEDLRLLETTEDDPGFGQTREAIEAGAQLVCAFGGDGTVRAVAQALVGADAALGLLPGGTGNLLARNIGLPLDDLRKAFQVALTGQERAIDAGWLVVDPTPAQQEQAPPSPADNVHCFVVMAGLGFDAQMMDDAPEALKDKAGWAAYVASAGQHLGDDGFGLTLGLDGETSTYEAARTVVVGNCGELQAGMVLLPDAQIDDGLLDVAVLTPKSLGGWLAVAARVLTRSGDGPSVQRQRGRDVTLQVVPAQPCEVDGDVLGEASSVRLVIQPGCLVVRVPAA from the coding sequence ATGACATCAAGCGTGGCAGTGGTCGTGAACCCGACCAAGGTCGACCTCGACGACGTCCGGGAGGTCCTCCAGGAGGAGGCCGAAGCCGCGGGCGTCGAGGATCTTCGCCTGCTGGAGACGACCGAGGACGACCCCGGTTTCGGGCAGACCCGCGAGGCGATCGAGGCCGGTGCCCAGCTGGTCTGCGCCTTCGGCGGCGACGGCACGGTGCGGGCCGTGGCCCAGGCTCTCGTCGGTGCCGACGCGGCCCTCGGCCTGCTGCCCGGCGGTACCGGCAACCTCCTGGCCCGCAACATCGGCCTCCCCTTGGACGACCTGCGCAAGGCCTTCCAGGTGGCCCTCACCGGGCAGGAGCGCGCCATCGATGCCGGCTGGCTCGTGGTCGATCCCACCCCGGCTCAGCAGGAGCAGGCCCCGCCCTCTCCGGCCGACAACGTGCACTGCTTCGTGGTCATGGCTGGGCTCGGCTTCGACGCCCAGATGATGGACGACGCCCCGGAGGCGTTGAAGGACAAGGCCGGCTGGGCGGCGTACGTCGCTTCGGCCGGTCAGCATCTCGGCGACGACGGCTTCGGGCTGACCCTCGGGCTCGACGGCGAGACGAGCACCTACGAGGCCGCGCGCACCGTTGTCGTCGGCAACTGTGGGGAACTCCAGGCAGGCATGGTGCTGCTGCCGGACGCCCAGATCGATGACGGCCTCCTCGACGTGGCCGTCCTGACTCCCAAGAGCCTCGGCGGGTGGCTGGCCGTGGCGGCGCGTGTGCTCACGCGTTCCGGCGACGGCCCGTCCGTGCAGCGGCAGCGCGGGCGCGACGTCACCCTCCAGGTCGTCCCTGCCCAGCCGTGCGAGGTCGACGGCGACGTCCTCGGTGAGGCCTCTTCCGTGCGCCTGGTGATCCAGCCCGGATGTCTCGTCGTGCGGGTGCCGGCCGCCTGA
- a CDS encoding phosphatase PAP2 family protein: MSSVLTRWEADTSAPPKRVAARDVVLRAFLPMAAWWLVVAAGGWLLTDGPLESFGHSEESINRQFEDSRTSILNHITLVFSWVGATASIVGLCLVVVALVWWRTRQWWYSVVPLLAITLQSLVFLFATLVIDRERPDVERLDDSPPTSSYPSGHTGAATALYFSFALMALRIRHRVLRTVVMTVCVAMPFLVAWARLYRGMHHVSDVSVAVLNGLVAVLLAWAWLSRSGSEKNQTRA; encoded by the coding sequence GTGAGCAGTGTCCTGACCCGATGGGAGGCCGACACCTCCGCGCCGCCGAAGAGAGTCGCGGCCCGGGATGTCGTCCTGCGGGCCTTCCTGCCGATGGCGGCTTGGTGGCTGGTGGTGGCCGCGGGCGGGTGGCTGCTCACGGACGGCCCGCTGGAGTCGTTCGGGCATTCCGAGGAGAGCATCAACCGGCAGTTCGAAGACAGCCGCACCTCGATCCTCAACCACATCACCCTGGTCTTCTCCTGGGTCGGTGCCACGGCGAGCATCGTCGGGCTCTGCCTGGTCGTGGTGGCGCTGGTGTGGTGGCGCACCAGGCAGTGGTGGTACTCGGTGGTGCCGCTGCTGGCGATCACGCTGCAGTCGCTGGTGTTCCTCTTCGCCACCCTGGTGATCGATCGCGAACGCCCCGACGTCGAGCGGCTCGACGACTCTCCGCCGACGTCCAGCTACCCCAGCGGGCACACCGGAGCAGCCACGGCGCTCTACTTCAGCTTCGCTCTGATGGCGCTGCGCATCCGCCATCGGGTGCTGCGAACCGTGGTCATGACGGTGTGCGTGGCGATGCCGTTCCTGGTCGCCTGGGCGCGGCTGTACCGAGGGATGCACCACGTCAGTGACGTGTCGGTCGCCGTCCTGAACGGGCTGGTCGCCGTTCTGCTCGCGTGGGCCTGGCTGAGCCGGTCGGGCAGCGAGAAGAATCAGACCCGCGCGTAG